A single window of Methylobacterium nodulans ORS 2060 DNA harbors:
- a CDS encoding 2-oxo acid dehydrogenase subunit E2, with amino-acid sequence MTTRLPVTLPDIGDFTDVPIVEILVKPGDRIAVDDRLISLESDKATMEVPSPVAGVVAELLVAVGSRVSAGTPILMVDTSGEAPSPVPPAPRPEPTAPEPAPPPAPAAPLTAPDVHATPAVRTYARELGVPLEAVPPTGPAGRVLREDVQAFVRAALANPPPAPAASGLGAGLPSWPQVDFAKFGPVRREALSRLQQLSGPNLARNWLTIPHVTNFDHADVTEAEAFRRELNAQPREPAVKVTMTAFLLKAAAATLREFPRFNAALDGGELILRDYVHVGFAADTPRGLVVPVVRDCDRKGVVEIAAEMAALGAQARAGTLKAEAMQGGCFSVSSLGGIGGDGFTPIINAPEVAILGAAPARIEPVWDGSLFQPRLILPLNLSWDHRVVDGVAAARFLRHLAGTLADIRRVIL; translated from the coding sequence ATGACCACCCGCCTGCCCGTCACCCTGCCCGATATCGGCGACTTCACCGACGTTCCCATCGTGGAGATCCTGGTGAAGCCCGGCGACCGCATCGCCGTGGACGACCGGCTCATCAGCCTCGAATCCGACAAGGCCACCATGGAGGTGCCCTCGCCCGTGGCGGGCGTGGTCGCCGAGCTTCTCGTCGCGGTGGGCAGCAGGGTCTCGGCCGGAACGCCGATCCTGATGGTGGACACGTCCGGCGAGGCCCCCTCCCCGGTTCCCCCCGCCCCGCGACCCGAACCCACCGCGCCCGAACCGGCTCCGCCTCCCGCACCCGCCGCGCCGCTGACGGCGCCGGACGTCCATGCCACGCCGGCGGTGCGGACCTATGCGCGGGAACTCGGCGTCCCGCTCGAGGCCGTGCCCCCGACCGGACCCGCCGGCCGCGTGCTGCGCGAGGACGTGCAGGCCTTCGTGCGCGCCGCGCTGGCGAACCCGCCGCCGGCTCCGGCCGCCTCCGGCCTCGGCGCGGGCCTGCCGTCCTGGCCGCAGGTGGATTTCGCGAAGTTCGGCCCGGTGCGGCGCGAGGCGCTCTCGCGCCTGCAGCAGCTCTCGGGGCCGAACCTCGCCCGCAACTGGCTCACCATCCCGCACGTCACCAATTTCGACCATGCGGACGTCACCGAGGCCGAGGCCTTCCGGCGCGAGCTGAACGCGCAGCCGCGCGAGCCCGCCGTCAAGGTCACGATGACGGCCTTCCTGCTGAAGGCCGCCGCCGCAACCTTACGCGAATTTCCGCGCTTCAACGCCGCCCTGGACGGGGGCGAGCTGATCCTCAGGGACTACGTCCATGTGGGCTTCGCGGCGGACACGCCGCGCGGCCTCGTCGTGCCGGTGGTGCGCGACTGCGACCGCAAGGGCGTCGTGGAGATCGCGGCCGAGATGGCGGCGCTCGGGGCCCAAGCCCGCGCGGGCACGCTCAAGGCCGAGGCCATGCAGGGCGGCTGCTTCTCGGTCTCGTCGCTCGGCGGTATCGGCGGGGACGGGTTCACGCCGATCATCAACGCCCCCGAGGTCGCGATCCTCGGCGCGGCGCCCGCCCGGATCGAGCCGGTCTGGGACGGCTCGCTGTTCCAGCCCCGCCTGATCCTTCCCTTAAACCTGTCCTGGGACCACCGGGTGGTCGACGGCGTCGCGGCGGCCCGCTTCCTCCGGCACCTCGCTGGAACCCTCGCCGACATCCGCCGGGTCATCCTGTAG
- a CDS encoding 23S rRNA (adenine(2030)-N(6))-methyltransferase RlmJ: MNYRHAFHAGNHADVLKHLVLTRVLAYLQRKETPFRAIDTHAGIGWYDLTADEAARTGEWHDGWGRLAEPFSPEIEDLLAPYRAAVARLQERHGPETYPGSPALIRSFLRPGDRGVFVELHPADGALLRERFSRDSRTKVMALDGWTALLALIPPKERRGLVLIDPPYEVPGEIERLGRDLARAVAKWPTGLYLAWYPIKDIGAVDRMAAALSAALDRPALRIDLLIDRPDDPTRLSGSGLIAVNPPYTLAGEMEVVLPALAERLARGGYGAFRCEAIGRAD, from the coding sequence GTGAACTACCGCCACGCCTTTCACGCCGGCAACCATGCCGACGTTCTCAAGCATCTCGTGCTCACCCGCGTGCTGGCCTATTTGCAGCGCAAGGAGACGCCGTTCCGGGCGATTGACACCCATGCGGGCATCGGCTGGTACGATCTGACGGCGGACGAGGCGGCGCGCACGGGCGAGTGGCACGACGGCTGGGGCCGCCTCGCCGAACCCTTCTCCCCCGAGATCGAAGACCTGCTCGCGCCCTACCGGGCGGCGGTGGCGCGCCTGCAGGAGCGGCACGGGCCCGAGACCTATCCGGGTTCGCCCGCGCTGATCCGCAGCTTCCTGCGTCCGGGCGACCGGGGCGTGTTCGTGGAGCTGCATCCGGCGGACGGCGCCCTCCTGCGGGAGCGCTTCAGCCGCGATTCCCGCACCAAGGTGATGGCCCTCGACGGCTGGACGGCGCTGCTCGCCCTGATCCCGCCGAAGGAGCGCCGAGGTCTCGTGCTGATCGATCCGCCCTACGAGGTGCCGGGTGAGATCGAGCGGCTGGGGCGCGACCTCGCCCGGGCGGTCGCCAAGTGGCCGACCGGCCTCTATCTCGCGTGGTACCCGATCAAGGATATCGGCGCGGTCGACCGCATGGCCGCGGCTTTGAGTGCGGCCCTCGACCGGCCGGCCCTGCGGATCGACCTCCTGATCGATCGGCCGGACGACCCGACGCGGCTCTCCGGCAGCGGCCTCATCGCCGTGAACCCGCCCTACACCCTCGCGGGCGAGATGGAGGTGGTGCTTCCGGCCCTGGCGGAGCGCCTCGCCCGCGGCGGCTACGGCGCCTTCCGCTGCGAGGCGATCGGCCGGGCGGATTGA
- a CDS encoding HupE/UreJ family protein, translated as MTRLVPVLAASLLLLPQAALAHPGHAEVAGFAHGLAHPLGGADHVLAMLAAGLIGAVRGGRAIWAVPAAFLGMMILGGVLGAAGIGLPFVETGIGLSIVAFGLAAGFGVGLPVAALVALVGAFAVFHGHAHGAEMPETASGLAYGAGFVAATALLHGTGLGLGHIVGRLRAAAPIAGAAVALSGVAILARLV; from the coding sequence ATGACGCGTCTCGTTCCCGTCCTCGCCGCCTCGCTGCTGCTCCTGCCTCAGGCGGCCCTCGCCCATCCGGGCCATGCGGAGGTCGCCGGCTTCGCGCACGGCCTCGCGCATCCGCTCGGCGGCGCCGATCACGTGCTCGCCATGCTGGCGGCGGGGCTCATCGGGGCCGTGCGCGGCGGGCGCGCGATCTGGGCGGTGCCGGCGGCGTTTCTCGGCATGATGATCCTGGGGGGCGTCCTCGGCGCGGCGGGGATCGGCCTGCCCTTCGTCGAGACCGGGATCGGGCTCTCGATCGTGGCCTTCGGCCTCGCGGCGGGTTTCGGCGTCGGCCTGCCGGTCGCGGCGCTCGTCGCCCTGGTCGGCGCCTTCGCGGTCTTCCACGGCCATGCCCACGGGGCCGAGATGCCCGAGACCGCCTCCGGTCTCGCCTATGGGGCGGGCTTCGTCGCCGCGACGGCGCTCCTCCACGGCACAGGCCTCGGCCTCGGCCACATCGTCGGCCGGCTGCGGGCGGCGGCCCCGATCGCGGGCGCCGCGGTGGCGCTGTCGGGCGTCGCGATCCTGGCGCGGCTCGTCTAA
- a CDS encoding M23 family metallopeptidase, with the protein MKRARLDPAGYPTPTSRAGRAADPGHEPPLDLSGADSPQADRRGVNLRWLAACVLTGMAGTGLIGSAIWVSLQGELSFAQLPQAVAIAARPQPSDGGSNVARKGDRLVRNPMVALAKQSFRAPVTIRSGEREIIRVRPFVRIATALSATAGLAATDIPPFDPMRFFTEPGAERAPEVAPTDTPDADVSVVKRDLAEVTVGPGAPALTDDDVAAQIEEERRLAAEAGRLAALPIAPQLMLSRALRSFPALPALDADLGRDSGPFKSIEVRVLRENVTDLAKIETRPREVPLVEERDVTIKRGETLESVLRANAGLDEQIRPILTALGGFARATTVGEGQQMRLLIGPGPRPGDPRQLNRVILYGESGIEAIAAMNDRGQFVSVTPPAQEGAAPKAARSAGSDDGDDEGGSGARLYASLYETAARHDLPRSMVEDLVRIFGYDVDFQRRVASGDNLELLYTYDEESGGSAERPDMLYAALTVGGEARRVYRFQSPDDGTVEYFDDMGRSLKKFLIRKPVADGNMSSGFGYRRHPVLGYAKLHTGVDWSVPIGTPIVAAGNGTVLKAEWDSGYGRRVELQHANGYVTTYNHMSRFGRGIAAGARVRQGQVIGYVGSTGLSTGAHLHYEVIINGHFVDPMKIRVPRGRELDGRLLAEFRRQREQVDGLIQKSTSGPTLAHREAMR; encoded by the coding sequence GTGAAGCGCGCGCGCCTCGATCCGGCCGGGTATCCGACACCGACCTCCCGCGCGGGACGGGCGGCCGATCCCGGCCACGAGCCGCCACTCGACCTCTCGGGCGCCGACTCGCCGCAGGCCGACCGGCGCGGCGTGAATCTGCGCTGGCTCGCCGCCTGCGTGCTGACCGGCATGGCGGGAACCGGGCTGATCGGTTCCGCGATCTGGGTCTCGCTCCAGGGCGAGCTGAGCTTCGCCCAATTGCCCCAGGCGGTAGCGATCGCGGCGCGGCCGCAGCCGAGCGACGGCGGCTCCAACGTCGCCCGCAAGGGCGACCGGCTCGTGCGCAACCCGATGGTGGCGCTCGCCAAGCAGAGCTTCCGCGCCCCGGTCACCATCCGGTCGGGCGAGCGCGAGATCATCAGGGTCCGCCCTTTCGTGCGGATCGCGACCGCCCTCTCGGCGACGGCGGGCCTCGCCGCCACCGACATCCCGCCCTTCGACCCGATGCGCTTCTTCACCGAGCCGGGGGCCGAGCGCGCGCCGGAAGTCGCGCCGACGGACACGCCCGACGCGGATGTCTCGGTGGTCAAGCGCGACCTCGCCGAGGTGACGGTGGGCCCGGGCGCCCCCGCGCTCACCGACGACGACGTGGCAGCGCAGATCGAGGAGGAGCGCCGGCTCGCCGCCGAGGCCGGGCGCCTCGCCGCCCTTCCCATCGCCCCGCAGCTGATGCTCTCGCGGGCTCTGCGCAGCTTCCCGGCCCTGCCGGCCCTCGACGCCGATCTCGGCCGCGATTCCGGTCCGTTCAAGTCGATCGAGGTGCGCGTGCTGCGCGAGAACGTCACCGACCTCGCCAAGATCGAGACGCGGCCGCGCGAGGTGCCCCTCGTCGAGGAGCGCGACGTCACCATCAAGCGCGGCGAGACGCTGGAGAGCGTGCTGCGGGCCAATGCCGGGCTCGACGAGCAGATCCGGCCGATCCTGACCGCGCTCGGCGGCTTCGCCCGGGCGACCACGGTGGGCGAGGGCCAGCAGATGCGCCTGCTGATCGGGCCGGGCCCCCGGCCCGGCGACCCGCGCCAGCTCAACCGGGTCATCCTCTACGGCGAGAGCGGCATCGAGGCGATCGCCGCCATGAACGACCGCGGCCAGTTCGTGTCCGTGACGCCGCCCGCCCAGGAGGGCGCCGCCCCCAAGGCCGCCCGGTCCGCTGGATCGGACGACGGTGACGACGAGGGCGGCTCGGGCGCCCGGCTCTATGCCAGCCTCTACGAGACCGCCGCCCGCCACGACCTGCCGCGCAGCATGGTCGAGGATCTGGTGCGGATCTTCGGCTACGACGTCGATTTCCAGCGCCGGGTGGCGAGCGGCGACAATCTCGAACTCCTCTACACCTACGACGAGGAATCGGGCGGCTCGGCGGAGCGGCCGGACATGCTCTACGCGGCCCTCACGGTCGGCGGCGAGGCGCGGCGGGTCTACCGCTTCCAGTCGCCGGACGACGGCACCGTCGAATACTTCGACGACATGGGCCGCTCGCTGAAGAAGTTCCTGATCCGCAAGCCGGTGGCGGACGGCAACATGAGCTCCGGCTTCGGCTACCGGCGCCATCCGGTGCTCGGCTATGCCAAGCTCCACACCGGCGTCGACTGGTCGGTCCCGATCGGCACGCCGATCGTGGCAGCGGGCAACGGCACCGTGCTGAAGGCGGAGTGGGATTCCGGCTACGGCCGGCGCGTCGAGCTGCAGCACGCCAACGGCTACGTCACGACCTACAACCACATGTCCCGGTTCGGCCGCGGCATCGCCGCGGGCGCACGGGTGCGCCAGGGGCAGGTGATCGGCTATGTGGGCTCGACCGGCCTTTCGACCGGCGCGCACCTGCACTACGAGGTCATCATCAACGGCCATTTCGTGGACCCGATGAAGATCCGGGTGCCCCGCGGCCGCGAGCTCGACGGGCGGCTCCTCGCCGAGTTCCGCCGTCAGCGCGAGCAGGTCGACGGGCTGATCCAGAAATCCACCAGCGGCCCGACCCTGGCGCATCGCGAGGCGATGCGCTGA
- a CDS encoding Lrp/AsnC family transcriptional regulator: MPVRLDAIDWAILRELQADGNITNVALARRVGLSAPPCLRRVRALEEAGIIRGYRALLDPKPLGYEVVCFAMVQLAAQGQAEIAAFAAEMRTWPAVRECWTLSGETDFLLKCVARNLSDFQRLVADLTALPKVRSVRTALALDQIKDEPVVPLAEE; the protein is encoded by the coding sequence TTGCCAGTCCGCCTCGACGCCATCGATTGGGCGATCCTCCGGGAGTTGCAGGCCGACGGCAACATCACGAACGTGGCGCTGGCCCGGCGGGTCGGGCTCTCGGCCCCGCCCTGCCTGCGCCGCGTGCGGGCGCTGGAGGAGGCCGGGATCATCCGCGGCTACCGGGCGCTCCTCGACCCGAAGCCGCTCGGCTATGAGGTCGTGTGCTTCGCCATGGTGCAACTCGCCGCGCAGGGGCAGGCGGAGATCGCCGCCTTCGCGGCCGAGATGCGCACCTGGCCCGCCGTGCGGGAATGCTGGACGCTCTCGGGCGAGACCGACTTCCTGCTCAAATGCGTCGCCCGCAACCTGTCGGACTTCCAGCGTCTCGTCGCCGACCTGACGGCGCTGCCGAAGGTGCGCAGCGTGCGCACCGCGCTCGCCCTCGACCAGATCAAGGACGAGCCGGTGGTGCCGCTGGCGGAGGAGTAG
- a CDS encoding mitochondrial fission ELM1 family protein codes for MTALPSGTTAWILTDGKAGDLAPCRGLAHALGLTAQERQVALRPPFSWWAPRGPADPRDRVLTPPWPDLALATGRRAVPALRALRRLSGGRTFTVFLRDPRIGAEVADLVWVPEHDRLRGPTVLTTLAGPHPVSPERLAAARAAPDPRLAALPAPRAAVLVGGDSRHGRVRPEAAERFLSALDRLGAEASLMITASRRTPSSLREGLRALSLRRGAFLWDGSGENPYLALLALADAVVATADSANMVGEAVATGAPVLLFELTDTYLRHRPFFAALRHYGAVHPFNGRLEGSRYEPLDFTPAIAEAVAAAYLRHRDALARLTGP; via the coding sequence GTGACCGCGCTTCCCTCCGGCACCACCGCCTGGATCCTCACCGACGGCAAGGCCGGCGATCTCGCGCCCTGCCGCGGCCTCGCGCACGCGCTCGGGTTGACCGCGCAGGAGCGGCAGGTGGCACTCCGCCCGCCCTTCTCCTGGTGGGCGCCCCGCGGCCCGGCCGATCCGCGCGACCGCGTGCTGACGCCGCCCTGGCCCGACCTCGCCCTCGCCACCGGGCGGCGGGCCGTCCCTGCCTTGCGCGCCCTCCGGCGCCTGTCGGGGGGGCGGACCTTCACGGTGTTCCTGCGCGATCCCCGCATCGGCGCGGAGGTGGCCGACCTCGTCTGGGTGCCCGAGCACGACCGGCTGCGCGGCCCGACCGTGCTCACCACCCTGGCGGGACCCCATCCGGTCTCGCCCGAGCGCCTCGCAGCCGCCCGTGCGGCACCCGATCCCCGGCTCGCCGCTCTCCCTGCGCCCCGCGCCGCCGTGCTGGTGGGCGGCGACAGCCGGCACGGACGCGTGCGGCCGGAGGCGGCCGAGCGCTTCCTGTCCGCCCTCGACCGGCTCGGCGCGGAGGCGAGCCTGATGATCACCGCCTCGCGCCGCACGCCCTCGTCTCTGCGCGAGGGCCTGCGGGCGCTTAGCCTCCGGCGCGGCGCCTTTCTCTGGGACGGCAGCGGCGAGAATCCCTATCTCGCCCTTCTGGCGCTGGCGGATGCGGTCGTCGCGACCGCCGACAGCGCCAACATGGTGGGCGAAGCGGTGGCGACCGGCGCCCCGGTTCTTCTCTTCGAGCTGACCGATACCTATCTTCGGCATCGCCCGTTCTTTGCCGCACTCCGGCACTACGGAGCTGTGCATCCGTTCAACGGCCGGCTTGAAGGTTCTCGCTACGAACCCTTAGATTTCACCCCCGCGATCGCAGAGGCCGTCGCGGCTGCCTATCTCAGGCACCGCGATGCGCTCGCCCGCCTGACCGGCCCGTGA
- the trxB gene encoding thioredoxin-disulfide reductase — translation MSITHEKLIIIGSGPAGYTAAIYAARAMVEPLLISGFQPGGQLMITTDVENYPGFAQAVQGPWLMEQMRLQAEHVGTRIVSEYIAKVDLKQRPFRLEADSGAVYTCDALIIATGAQAKWLGLPSEAKFQGFGVSACATCDGFFFRGKEVVVVGGGNTAVEEALYLANLASKVTLVHRRDAFRAERILQERLFRHPNIEVVWNHTVEEICGRESPAPSVTHVRLKDVRTGLISERKADGVFVAIGHQPATAIFEGQLPLRAGGYLTVTPGTTSTEIPGVFAAGDVTDDVYRQAVTAAGMGCMAALEAEKYLANLAIGETPRQAAAE, via the coding sequence ATGTCCATCACCCACGAGAAGCTCATCATCATCGGCTCTGGCCCGGCGGGCTACACGGCCGCCATCTACGCCGCCCGCGCCATGGTCGAGCCGCTGCTGATCTCCGGATTTCAGCCCGGCGGCCAGCTGATGATCACCACCGATGTCGAGAACTACCCGGGCTTCGCGCAAGCCGTTCAGGGCCCCTGGCTCATGGAGCAGATGCGCCTCCAGGCCGAGCATGTCGGCACCCGGATCGTCTCGGAATACATCGCCAAGGTGGACCTGAAGCAGCGGCCCTTTCGCCTGGAAGCGGATTCGGGCGCGGTCTACACCTGCGACGCGCTCATCATCGCGACCGGCGCCCAGGCGAAGTGGCTCGGGCTGCCCTCGGAGGCGAAGTTCCAGGGCTTCGGCGTCTCGGCCTGCGCCACCTGCGACGGCTTCTTCTTCCGCGGCAAGGAGGTGGTGGTGGTCGGCGGCGGCAACACCGCGGTCGAGGAGGCGCTCTACCTCGCCAACCTCGCCTCGAAGGTGACGCTGGTCCACCGCCGCGACGCGTTCCGGGCCGAGCGCATCCTGCAGGAGCGGCTCTTCCGCCATCCGAACATCGAGGTGGTGTGGAACCACACGGTCGAGGAGATCTGCGGGCGCGAGAGCCCGGCGCCCTCGGTGACGCATGTCCGCCTCAAGGACGTGCGGACCGGCCTCATCAGCGAGCGCAAGGCCGACGGCGTCTTCGTGGCCATCGGCCATCAGCCGGCGACCGCGATCTTCGAAGGCCAGCTGCCGCTGCGCGCGGGCGGCTATCTCACCGTCACGCCGGGCACGACATCGACCGAGATCCCGGGCGTGTTCGCGGCGGGCGACGTGACGGACGACGTCTACCGCCAGGCGGTCACCGCCGCCGGGATGGGCTGCATGGCCGCCCTCGAAGCGGAGAAGTACCTCGCGAACCTGGCGATCGGCGAGACGCCGCGTCAGGCCGCCGCCGAATAA